A DNA window from Impatiens glandulifera chromosome 7, dImpGla2.1, whole genome shotgun sequence contains the following coding sequences:
- the LOC124944732 gene encoding fructose-1,6-bisphosphatase, cytosolic produces MDHEADAYRTDLMTITRFVLNEQTKHAESRGDFTILLSNIVLGCKFVCSAVNKAGLAKLIGLAGETNVQGEEQKKLDVLSNEVFMNALISSGRTCILVSEEDEEATIVEPSKRGRYSVVFDPLDGSSNIDCGVSIGTIFGIYLLNEESEPTVNDVLQPGKNMVAAGYCMYGSSCTLVLSTGSGVNGFTLDPSLGEFILTHPDIKIPKKGKIYSVNEGNAKNWDAPTTKYVEKCKFPDDGSSPKSLRYIGSMVADVHRTLLYGGIFLYPSDKKSPDGKLRVLYEVFPMSFLLEQAGGQAFTGKERALDLVPKKIHERSPIFLGSYDDVEEIKELYKAQGVNN; encoded by the exons CGTTCTTAATGAGCAAACCAAACATGCAGAGTCACGCGGTGATTTCACTATCCTTCTCAGTAATATCGTCCTCGGCTGCAAGTTCGTTTGCTCCGCCGTTAATAAG GCTGGTCTTGCTAAGCTTATTGGACTTGCTGGTGAAACGAACGTGCAG GGTGAAGAGCAAAAGAAGCTGGATGTTCTTTCCAATGAAGTCTTTATGAATGCATTGATCAGCAGTGGCCGAACT TGTATTCTGGTctctgaagaagatgaagaggcaACGATTGTTGAACCATCTAAACGGGGAAG GTATTCCGTTGTTTTTGATCCATTGGATGGATCTTCTAACATTGACTGTGGAGTTTCCATTGGAACA ATCTTTGGGATTTACTTGTTGAATGAAGAAAGTGAACCTACTGTCAATGATGTGCTGCAACCAGGGAAGAATATGGTGGCTGCAGGTTATTGCATGTATGGAAGCTCTTGCACG CTAGTGTTAAGCACTGGAAGTGGAGTCAATGGATTTACGCTTGACCCATCACTTGGGGAGTTCATATTAACTCACCCAGATATCAAG ATTCCTAAGAAAGGGAAGATCTATTCAGTTAATGAAGGAAATGCCAAGAATTGGGATGCTCCAACAACTAA GTATGTGGAGAAATGCAAGTTCCCAGACGACGGTTCATCACCAAAATCTCTAAGATATATTGGAAG CATGGTAGCTGATGTTCATCGAACGCTACTGTATGGTGGTATATTCTTGTACCCATCCGATAAGAAAAGCCCCGATGGGAAGTTGAG GGTTCTTTATGAAGTCTTCCCAATGTCCTTCCTATTGGAACAAGCTGGAGGACAGGCATTCACGGGCAAGGAAAGG GCTCTGGACTTGGTTCCAAAGAAGATACACGAAAGGTCGCCAATATTTCTGGGCAGTTACGACGATGTGGAGGAGATCAAAGAGCTATATAAAGCTCAAGGAGTGAATAACTGA